The DNA segment ACCGTTAAGGTTGTGAACGTATAATACCGACCAGTTTTGTGTCAGTCCGCATTGCAGTTCAATGCTCCCTTAGCTCAGTTGGATAGAGCAACGGCCTTCTAAGCCGTCGGTCACAGGTTCGAATCCTGTAGGGGGCGCCATTTCGAAGTCAACAGACGTCAACGGACGTCTTTTTTTATGCCTGTATATCTCTTCAACCGCTGAATTTGAAGGTCTCTCTAGTGCCAGACGTGGGCATCAAACGTGAGTAGACTAAGCCAACTGTTGGTACATCAACTTGCTCAACTGCGGCGTCGATACGTACTCAATTTGCTGTGGCTAATGATCCTGGCAGCATTTTTACATCTCATCCCGTTGTTATCAGTTTTCTATTTTCTCAGTATCTGGCGGGAAGCTTGTGTATTTTAATGAGCCTACCTTCTTCCATTTCGATAAAACCACCCGTTCTTAAATCCGCCAGGATGCGCATGACGCCGCTGCGAGAAAGATGGGTTTTTTCGCGTATGTAGAGTTCTGCCGTGACTGCGGTACGATAACTCTCATCTTCTTCTATTAGCTTAAGTAACTGCTGACGAATCATCTCGTACGCAGTCGGAGCACCCTGAGGCATCACATTGTTGTAAAGTCGGGCATACACAAACATCAGCTGTTTTGAGAGAAGCCCCCATAACGACTTTTCTTTGATAATTTCGTTTACACGATCGGTGGAGATCTCGCCAATCACGCAGGAATTGACGGTTTTAATATAAT comes from the Citrobacter amalonaticus genome and includes:
- a CDS encoding helix-turn-helix domain-containing protein, whose amino-acid sequence is MSSSEKPHKGSPYAQELITHLQPYSTLRKIERGEQMDFQVNGQGMCYLILEGTVAIYRRKDNMMLSTARSPALFGLANLTDIYFDDYIKTVNSCVIGEISTDRVNEIIKEKSLWGLLSKQLMFVYARLYNNVMPQGAPTAYEMIRQQLLKLIEEDESYRTAVTAELYIREKTHLSRSGVMRILADLRTGGFIEMEEGRLIKIHKLPARY